One window of the Saccopteryx bilineata isolate mSacBil1 chromosome 2, mSacBil1_pri_phased_curated, whole genome shotgun sequence genome contains the following:
- the SUOX gene encoding sulfite oxidase, mitochondrial, which produces MLLLRKAVVLGLREACRLKSTHLRLCSQSCSTNDSFRPQCPSLAFSGNNSSTRRWRVMGSLLGLGAVLAYHDHRCRAAQKSPRIYTREEVKSHSSPETRIWVTLGSEVFDVTEFVDLHPGGPAKLMLAAGGPLEPFWDLYAVHNQPHIHEILAQYKIGDLRPEDKTPSTLKTSDPYADDPRRHPALKINSQRPFNAEPPSELLTENYITPNPIFFTRNHLPVPKLDPDTYRLHIVGPPGHQSLSLSLDDLYQFPKYEVTVTLQCAGNRRSEMNQLKEVRGLEWTTGAISTARWAGARLCDVLAKAGHQLCETEAHVCFEGLDSDPTGAAYGASIPLVRAMDPEAEVLLAYEMNGQPLPRDHGFPVRVVVPGVVGARHVKWLGKVSVEPEESYSHWQRRDYKGFSPSVDWDSVDFDSAPSIQELPVQSAITEPKDGEIVESGEVTVKGYAWSGGGRAIIRVDVSLDGGLTWQVAELDGEEQRPRKAWAWRLWQLQAPVPPGKKELNIVCKAVDDSYNVQPDTVAPIWNLRGVLSNAWHRVHVHVAP; this is translated from the exons ATGCTGCTGCTGCGCAAAGCTGTGgtcctggggctcagagaggcttGCAG ACTCAAGTCTACCCACTTAAGGCTCTGCAGTCAGTCCTGCTCTACAAATGATTCATTTCGGCCCCAGTGCCCCAGCCTTGCCTTCTCTGGAAATAACTCCAGCACCAGGAGATGGAGAGTCATGGGGTCTCTGCTAGGCCTCGGTGCAGTGTTGGCCTATCATGACCACCGTTGCAGG GCTGCTCAGAAGTCACCACGCATATACACAAGGGAGGAAGTAAAATCCCACAGCAGCCCTGAGACTAGGATCTGGGTGACTCTGGGTTCTGAGGTCTTTGATGTTACAGAATTTGTGGACCTACACCCAGGAGGGCCAGCAAAGCTGATGCTAGCAGCTGGGGGTCCTCTAGAACCCTTCTGGGACCTCTATGCCGTTCACAACCAGCCCCACATACATGAGATACTGGCTCAGTACAAGATCGGGGACCTGAGGCCTGAAGACAAGACGCCCTCCACCTTGAAGACCTCTGATCCTTATGCTGATGATCCTAGACGTCACCCAGCTCTGAAGATCAACAGCCAGCGCCCCTTTAATGCAGAACCTCCTTCTGAGTTGCTGACTGAAAACTACATCACACCAAATCCTATTTTCTTCACTCGAAACCATCTGCCTGTACCTAAACTGGACCCAGACACCTATCGCCTGCATATAGTAGGACCACCTGGGCATCAGTCACTGTCTCTATCCCTGGATGACTTGTACCAGTTCCCCAAGTATGAGGTTACGGTCACTTTACAGTGTGCTGGCAACCGACGCTCTGAGATGAATCAGTTAAAAGAAGTAAGAGGTCTGGAGTGGACTACTGGGGCCATTAGCACTGCACGCTGGGCTGGGGCACGACTCTGTGATGTGTTAGCCAAGGCTGGTCACCAGCTTTGTGAAACTGAGGCCCATGTCTGCTTTGAGGGACTGGACTCAGACCCCACAGGGGCTGCCTATGGAGCATCAATCCCTCTGGTTCGGGCCATGGACCCTGAAGCTGAAGTCCTGCTGGCATATGAGATGAATGGGCAGCCTTTGCCTCGTGACCATGGCTTTCCTGTGCGGGTGGTGGTTCCTGGTGTGGTGGGTGCCCGCCATGTCAAATGGCTGGGCAAAGTGAGTGTGGAACCAGAGGAAAGTTACAGCCACTGGCAGAGGCGAGATTACAAAGGCTTCTCTCCATCTGTGGACTGGGACTCTGTAGATTTTGACTCAGCTCCCTCTATTCAGGAACTTCCTGTCCAGTCAGCCATCACAGAGCCCAAGGATGGGGAGATTGTAGAGTCAGGGGAAGTGACTGTCAAGGGCTATGCATGGAGTGGTGGTGGAAGGGCTATAATCAGGGTGGATGTGTCTCTGGATGGGGGCTTAACCTGGCAGGTGGCTGAGCTGGATGGAGAGGAACAGCGTCCCCGAAAGGCCTGGGCCTGGCGGCTATGGCAGCTGCAAGCACCTGTGCCACCTGGGAAAAAGGAACTGAACATTGTTTGTAAGGCTGTAGATGACAGCTACAATGTGCAGCCAGACACTGTGGCCCCAATCTGGAACCTGCGAGGTGTACTCAGCAATGCCTGGCACCGTGTCCATGTCCATGTTGCCCCATGA